In a genomic window of Terriglobales bacterium:
- a CDS encoding DUF4118 domain-containing protein has translation MSAPAVAYNPDFAEKWILYLSPQEWRGRVGVEFREVPLGLLEFAGCEVDPDVIEGWVATLREGRQVPPPVVNLTPHGAYYVHDGNHRLMAMRQVLGPDALVRVAVAVPRQGYHFRFRHFGAYGTYVLEAGPVHAYAIPIAAAMAASVIAVVLAARAPNGAQEPSFAVAVGIVLICARFAGWWAGLLASLLTACLTAFFLLPPTHSLAVADPLHARELAIAALIMLLLSVVVGYRPRPGSPWRRLLH, from the coding sequence ATGTCGGCACCAGCCGTCGCATACAACCCTGACTTCGCCGAGAAGTGGATCCTGTACCTGAGCCCGCAGGAGTGGCGCGGGCGGGTGGGAGTGGAGTTCCGCGAGGTGCCGCTGGGGCTGCTGGAGTTCGCCGGCTGCGAGGTCGATCCCGACGTGATCGAGGGCTGGGTGGCGACGCTGCGCGAGGGCCGGCAGGTACCGCCGCCGGTGGTGAACCTGACGCCGCACGGCGCTTACTACGTGCACGACGGCAACCACCGCCTGATGGCGATGCGGCAGGTGCTCGGCCCGGACGCGCTGGTGCGCGTGGCAGTCGCGGTGCCGCGGCAGGGCTACCACTTCCGCTTCCGGCACTTCGGCGCGTACGGGACGTACGTGCTGGAGGCAGGGCCGGTGCACGCGTACGCCATCCCGATCGCTGCGGCCATGGCCGCGAGCGTGATCGCGGTGGTGCTGGCGGCAAGGGCGCCGAACGGGGCGCAGGAGCCCTCGTTCGCGGTCGCGGTGGGGATCGTGCTGATCTGCGCGCGTTTCGCCGGGTGGTGGGCGGGCCTGCTGGCCAGCCTGCTGACGGCCTGCCTGACCGCGTTCTTCCTGCTGCCGCCCACGCACTCGCTGGCGGTGGCCGACCCGTTGCATGCGCGCGAACTGGCGATCGCGGCGCTCATCATGCTGCTGCTGAGCGTGGTAGTGGGGTACCGGCCGCGGCCCGGCTCCCCCTGGCGGCGACTGCTGCACTAG